Below is a window of Clostridium sp. JN-1 DNA.
GAATATTTATGATTCTCCTTGGGATGGATATTATATGATAAATGAACTCATAAGATGGTGCTTAATAAATTTAGAATAAATTTATGCTGAGTTTGAACCAGTTATTTACATATTTGGTTCAAACTTTGTTATGCTTTTATCAATGATTGTTGTATAATATAAATGACATTGTTAAAAAAATATTTATTTAATATTTGTTAGGAGGATTACTTATGGGAAAGATAGTTATAGCAAGTGCTGTTAGAACAGCAATAGGTAAATTCGGGGGAGCATTAAAAGATGTTTCAGCAGTTGACATGGGAGCTGTAGTCATAAAAGAAGCATTAAAAAGAGCTAATGTAAAACCAGAAGCTGTAGATGAGGTTATAATGGGAAATGTACTTCAAGCAGGACTCGGACAAAATCCAGCAAGGCAATCTCTTATAAAAGCAGGAATTCCACAAGAAGTATCTGGATTTACAATAAATAAGGTTTGTGGATCAGGACTTAGAGCAGTAAGTTTAGCAGCTCAGATAATAAAAACTGGAGATGCAGATATAATAGTTGCAGGTGGAATGGAAAATATGTCAAGAGCCCCATATGTCTTAAATGGAGTAAGATGGGGAGAAAGAATGGGAGAAGGAAAATTAGTTGATGAAATGATAGAAGATGGATTGTGGGATGCATTCAATCAATATCATATGGGAATGACAGCAGAAAACATATCAGAAAAATGGGGAATCACAAGACAGATGCAGGATGAATTCTCAGTATCTTCACAAAATAAAGCAGAAGCAGCAATAAAGAGTGGAAGATTTAAGGACGAAATAGTTCCAATTACAATAAAAACTAGAAAAGGCGAAGTAGTATTTGATACAGATGAGTTCCCAAGGTTTGGAACAACAATGGAAGCATTATCAAAATTGAAACCAGCATTTAAAAAGGGTGGAACAGTTACAGCAGGAAATGCATCAGGTATAAATGATGCAGCATCAGCTTTAGTTGTAATGAGTGAAGAAAAAGCAAAAGAACTTGGAATAAAGCCTATGGCAACTATAGTATCTTATGGAACAAAAGGATTAGATCCAGCAATAATGGGATATGGACCATTTTATGCAACAAAGAATGCTTTAGAAAAGGCTAATTTAACTATAGATGATTTAGATTTAATAGAAGCAAATGAAGCATTTGCAGCTCAAAGTTTAGCAGTAGCTAAAGATTTAAAATTTGATATGAGTAAAGTAAATGTAAATGGAGGAGCAGTAGCACTTGGACACCCTATTGGAGCATCAGGTGCAAGAATATTAACTACATTACTTTATGAAATGAAAAAGAGAAATTCCAAAAAAGGTCTTGCAACACTTTGCATAGGCGGTGGAATGGGAACTGCCATGATAGTTGAAATGGAATAAAGTTTTAAATAATATAAAAAAATTAAAGATATAGTTTAAGCTGTTGATAAACATATTTTATCAGCAGCTTTTGAATGTTTAGTCCAAAAGGGCTTTTTTTTGTTTAATTTATTTAATATTGCTGAATATTTTGAATATAAATACAAGCTATGTTATAATTCTATTTAAATAAAAATATAGTTATACATTGAAAATATACATATAGTTGTATATTTTTTAACAATCAAGGAGGAATTATGTTGTGCAAAATAAACATAAATTTGATTTTTGTGATTTAATCAGTGGAGATAAAGAAGTTCTGCAATCTAGAATAAAACAATTTTATGATATTATTGAGTGTTCTTATGATGGTATATATATAACTGATGGACAAGCTGATACTATATTTTTAAATAGGGCATATGAAAAGATAACTGGCATGAAGAAGAAAGAAATGTTAGGAAGAAATATGAAATACCTTGAGAAAAATAGATTTATATCTAAATCATGTACACTTATGGTTTTAAAATATAAAAGGAGCATAACAATTCAACAAAGCTTTAAAACGGGAAAAAAGGTTTTAGTATCTAGCAGTCCTATTTTTGATGAAGATGGCAATATAACTATGGTTGTTACAAATGTTAGAGATGTAACTGAATTATATGAGTTAAAAGAGCAATTGGAAAAAAATAAAAAACTTACTGAGAAGTATTATTCACAAGTAGAGGCTATGAGAAATCAACTCCTGGATTTTTCAGACATTATAGCAGAAGATAATAAGATGTTAAGTATTTTGGAAGTTGCAAAAAAAGTTGCAAAGGTGGATACAACTGTGCTCCTGTTAGGTGAAACAGGTGTTGGAAAAGAAGTAATAGCAAAATATATACACAAAAATAGTAAGAGAAGTGATAAAAGTTTTATAAAGATAAATTGTGGAGCCATACCTGAAAATTTAATAGAATCAGAGTTATTTGGGTATGAGAAGGGATCATTTACGGGAGCAAACAAGAATGGAAAAATTGGTTTGTTTGAATTAGCTGATGCTGGAACAATTTTTTTAGATGAAGTAGGAGAACTTCCACTGAATATGCAGGTAAAGTTACTTAGAGTTCTTCAAGAAGGTGAAATAAGGAGAATAGGTGGAATTAAAAATATCAAAGTAAATGTTAGAGTTATTGCTGCTACTAATAGAAATTTAGAAGAAATGGTAAAGAAAAAGGTTTTTAGAGAAGACTTATATTATCGTTTAAATGTAATACCAATTACTATTTTACCACTTAGAGAAAGAAAAGCAGACATAGAGCCACTCACAAAGCATTTTTTACAGATGTTTAATAAGAAGTATGATTTTAACAAACAAATAACTTCTGGAGCAATAGATTCTCTAAAAAAGTATGAATGGCCGGGGAATGTTAGAGAATTAAAAAATATAATAGAGAGAGTTGTAATCATGAGCCAGGGTGGCAAGATACTTAGAAGTGATTTACCTATCAAAGAAGTTTGGAGCAGTAATAGTAATCAAGTAGGTATTGAGAATAGAAATGTTACATTAAAAGAAGCTGTTGAAAACCTAGAAAAAAACCTTATAGAAAGTGCATTTGAAGAATACGGAAATGTAAGGGCGGCAGCCAAAAAACTTGGAATAAATGCTTCTACTTTAGTTAGAAAGAGAAAAAAGTATAATAACAAATCTATGTTGCAAAAATAAAGTTTGTTGCAATTATGCACTTGGCGGCATAATGTGGGTTTAACCCTATAAGTTATGAATTAACCAAAATTATATATAATTATTGCTGCGATAATGCAACAATTATGACTAATATATCTTGGAAAAGTTTAAGAGACTCCTGATGTTGGTTAAGTGTATTTGACTAACATCAGGAGTCAAGTTATTTTATTTAATAGATTTAAAAGTTTGGCATGGAGTTTGCTAGATATATAAGTGAAAATAAAAAATATATGTTTATTATGAAGGGAAGGGTTTTAAATGGCTTTAATGACAGGAGAAGAATATGTAGAAAGTTTGCGTAAATTAAAGTTAAACGTTTATTTGTTAGGAGAAAAGATAGATAATCCAGTAGATCATCCAATACTTCGTCCATCACTTAATTCAGTAAAGATGACTTATGATTTAGCTCAAATGCCTGAATATGAGGATTTAATGACTGTAAAATCAAGTCTTACAGGAGAAAAGATAAATAGATTTAGTCATTTACATCAGAGTTCAGAAGATCTTATAAAGAAAGTTAAAATGCAAAGATTATGTGGACAAAAAACTGCAGCATGCTTCCAAAGATGTGTTGGTATGGATGCTTTTAATGCAACTTTTAGTACTACTTATGAAATAGATAAAGAATATAATACAAATTACCACAAAAATTTTAATAAGTTTTTAAAGTATGTTCAAGAAAACGATTTAGTTGTAGATGGTGCTATGACAGATCCTAAAGGAGATAGAGGATTATCTCCAAGTAAACAAGCTGATCCGGATTTATATTTAAGAGTTGTTGAAAGAAGACCTGATGGTATCGTAGTAAGAGGGGCTAAGGCACATCAAACTGGTATTTGCAATTCCCATGAGGTTCTAGTTATGCCAACTAGTGCAATGAAGCCTGATGATAAGGATTATGCAGTTGCATTTGCAATACCAACAGATACAAAAGGAATAACAATGATAGTTGGCAGACAATCATGTGATACTAGAAAGATAGAAAAAGATGCTGATATAGATGTTGGTAATAAACAGTTTGGAGGAGTAGAAGCTTTAACAGTATTTGATGATGTATTTGTACCAAACGATAGAATATTCTTAAATGGAGAAACTGAATTTGCTGGAATGTTGGTAGAAAGATTTGCAGGATATCACAGACAAAGTTACGGTGGATGCAAAGTTGGTGTAGGAGATGTATTGATAGGAGCTGCTGCACTTGCTGCAGATTATAATGGAGTTGCAAAAGCATCACACATAAAAGATAAATTAATAGAAATGATGCATTTAAATGAAACACTATACGCTTGTGGAATTGCTTGCTCGGCTGAAGGATATCCAACAAAAGCAGGAAATTATCAAATAGATCTTTTATTAGCTAATGTATGTAAACAAAATGTAACAAGATTCCCATATGAAATAGTAAGATTGGCAGAGGATATAGCCGGCGGACTCATGGTTACTATGCCATCTGAAAAAGATTACCACAATCCTGTTACTGGAAAATATGTAGAAAAGTATTTAGTAGGGGTAGCATCTGTACCAGTAGAAGACAGGATGAAGATATTGAGATTAATAGAAAACATGTGTCTTGGTACTGCGGCAGTTGGTTACAGAACTGAATCAATGCATGGTGCAGGTTCACCGCAGGCACAGAGAATAATGATATCAAGACAGGGCAATTTAGGACAAAAGAAAGCATTAGCAAAAGCTATAGCTAGAATAAAATAAAAAATGGGGGTAAATTTTTTACCCCATCCTCCTAAAAAGTGAGGTGTTTTATTAAGGATGAATGAAAAAATACTTAGTGTAATTGATGAAAAAGTTAGACCGTATTTAAGCAGTCACAATGGAGATATTCAAGTTTTAGATGTTAAAGATGGAGTAGTTAAAATTAAGCTTTTGGGAAAATGCAGCGGTTGTATGTCTGCAAAATATACTGTGCAGGATGTAGTTGAAACTTCATTAAAATCTGAAATCCCTGAAATAAAGAAAGTGGAACTAGTAGATTATTTAAGTGAAGAAACTTTGAATATGGCAAGAAAAATATTAAGTAAAAAACATAGGTGATATGATTTGAATATAGGTGTTAAATATTGTGGAGGCTGTAATGCCAAATATGATAGGAAACAATTTTTATGTTCATTAGAAGAGGATTTTAATTATAATTTTGAAGTAGCTAAAACGGATAAAATTTATGATGTGCTTTTAGTTTTATGCGGCTGTACAAGCTGCTGTGCAGATTACTATGAACTTAAATTTAAATTTGAGAAAATACTTGTAACGTCTAAAGATGATTATTACGCAGTCAAAAGGGCTTTAGATAAATATTCTAATATATAGAAAGGATGATTTTTATGAGTTGGAAAGACATATATGAAAGTAAATTAGTAAGTCCAAAAGAAGCTGTATCTAAAATAAAGTCAAATGATAGAGTAGTTGTTGGTCATGCAGTTGGAGAGCCTTCAACTCTTATTGATGCATTAGTTGAAAATAAAGAAAATTACGAGAATGTAGAAATAGTTCATATGGTAGCTATGGGAAAAGGCGAATATGCAAAAGAGGGAATGGAAAAGTATTTTAAGCATAATTCACTATTTGTAGGTGCTAGTACTAGGAATGCTGTTAATTCAGGTAGAGCAGATTATACACCATGCTTTTTTTATGAAGTTCCAAGGTTATTTAAAGAAGGATATATGAAGGTAGATGCTGCTTTAATTCAAGTAAGTAAGCCTGATGAACATGGCTACTGCAGTTTTGGAGTATCAAATGACTATACTAAACCTGCGGCAGATTGTGCAAAAATTGTAATAGCAGAAGTAAATGAAAATATGCCAAGGACTATGGGAGATTCATTTATACATGTATCAGATATTGATTATATAGTAGAAACTTCCCATCCAATAATAGAATTAAAACAGCCTAAAATAGGAGAAGTTGAAAAGGCTATTGGAAAGTATTGTGCATCATTAATTGAAGATGGTTCAACCTTGCAGCTTGGAATAGGAGCTATCCCAGATGCGGTACTCTTGTTTTTAAATGATAAAAAGGATCTTGGAATACATTCTGAAATGATATCTGATGGAGTAGTTGAACTTGTAAAATCAGGTGTGATAACTAATAGAAGGAAAACTCTACACCCTGGAAAGATAGTCGTAACTTTCTTAATGGGTACAAAGAAATTATATGATTTTGTAAATAATAATCCAATGGTAGAGATGTATCCTGTAAGTTATGTAAATAATCCTACAGTTATAGCGCAAAATTATAAGATGGTTTCTATAAATTCATGTGTTCAAGTAGATTTAATGGGACAAGTATGTTCTGAGAGTATAGGTATGAAGCAAATAAGTGGAGTAGGTGGACAAATTGATTTTGTAAGAGGAGCTAGCATGGCTCAAGATGGAAAGTCAATTATTGCTATACCATCAACGGCAGCTAAAGGAAAAGTTTCTAGGATAGTGCCATTCCTAGACCATGGTGCAGCTGTTACAACTTCAAGAAATGATGTTGATTATGTTGTTACAGAATATGGCATTGCAAGACTTAAAGGTAAAACTCTAAAAGAAAGAGCTAAAGTATTGATAAGTATTGCACATCCAGATTTCAGAGAAGGATTAATAAAAGAATATGAGACTAGATTTAACTGTAAGTTGGAAAATTAAGGACCCCTGGGGTAAAAAGTAAAGGTTGGCATGCCATTTATTCCAACCTTTACTTATAACAAATAATGTATATATCATACAAGTACGTTTATACCACGCAAATATATAATAGTTAATTTGTTTCTTCTTGTCAATGCAATTATGAAAAATAAATTATAGAGGAGAATGTTATATGGCTTATAAAAGAGAGGATGGAAAAGAACAACCGTATTTACCAGCAGGTCCTTTTAAAATACGTGTTCCAGGAATTCACTATAGATTTGAAATATCAGATTATATTCAGGGACTTTTAATGTGTGCAGTATGCCTTTCAGCAATTCCTATGCTTCAGCAGTATCTGGGAATGCCATTTAATGTTGCTTTGGCTATTGTTACGCTTAATGGACTACTTTACTGTGCCCACGTATTTCTAGGTGATCCGGTTGTACCAGGATGGGTTACACCGGCTATACCACTTTTGATGTTATATGTTAGTACTTATCCAATGGGGCCAGAGAGAGTTCAAGCTTTGATTGCATTTGAAATGTCTCTTGGTGTATTAGCTGCTTTCTTAGGTATCACTGGACTTGGCAGAAAAGTAATTTCACTTGTTCCAAATGCTATGCAAGCTGGAATTATAATGGGTGCAGGATTAGCAGCTGTAAATACTGTATTTGGTAAGGGTGGAAAGTTTGAAACTTATCCATGGACTATCACAATATGTATAGGTTTAGGATTTTACTTATTATTTTCAAATCACTTTAAAAGCATAAGAAATAAAAATAAAATATTGAAAGTAATTTCTAATTTAGGTATTTTACCTGTTATGATATTAGCAGTAATTGTAGGACCTATTGTAGGCGAAACTGTATTTCCTCATATTCAATGGGGATTTTCACATCCAGCATACGGTGAACTCTGGAGTAAGTGGACATTTTGGAGTATAGGTTTTCCACCTTTAAAAATGTTCATACAAGCTATTCCTATGGTGCTTTCAGCATATGTAATACTGTTTGGTGAAATGATTCAAGCACAGGCGCTATTAGAAGATGCAGGAAAAGTTCGTAAGGATGAAATTATAGATTACAATCCTAATAGAACTCACTTAATATTTGGATTACGTAATATAGTAATGTCCATTATAGGACCTGATATAACAATGTGCGGACCACTTTGGGCCGCAATGCAAGTTGTTGTATGCGATAGGTATAAACACGGAAGAAAAGCTATGGATTCTATAAACGGAGGAGCAGGCTCATTTAGATTTGGTACTTTAACTGGATACTTCCTCTTACCTATAGTTACTTTAGTTACTCCTATACTTAATATAGCAATGGCACTAACGATGTTAATACAAGGATATGTTTCAGTTAGAATAGGAGTATTAAAAGCTCGTACTATTAATGATCTTGGAATTGCAGGAATTATGGCAGCTGTAATTATAGCAAAAGGAGCAGCTTGGGGACTTGGTGTAGGTATAGTATTATGCTTGCTAATATTACTTGGAAACAAAAAAGAATACGATGTTAATATTTTTAATGATGATAACAAAAGTGCTTAATTAGATTTAGAGATATGTAGGGTTTCTAGATTGCAATTTAACTTACACTTCGTGAAAGTTAATGCATGAACTAGAAACCTTATAATAATTATAATATTAAAATTTAAAAGGGGAATCCATCTCAAAATGTTGAATATATTAAAAAATATATCAAATATAAAAAACATATCATATGATTATTAAAGTGTTATTTATTTGATTATCAAGAACTTTGCTATTACAATTATATATAACGAATAATATACTTGTTATTTGAATATATTAAGTGAATAGATAAGGGAGTGTTATACTATGAAATTACTTCAAGTAAAGCCTCAAATTTTTAAATTTGAGAATTGTAAGGATTTTGCAGATTTTTTCAATATAGGAGAAGGAGATTTTATATTAACTAATGATTATATATATACACCATTCATGGGTTCCTTCAATCTAAAGGCAGATGTTGTATTTCAGGAAAAGTACGGTGCAGGTGAACCATCAGATGAAATGATTAATTCTATCATAAAAACCATGAAAGGCAAAAAATACAAAAGAATTATTGCTATAGGTGGAGGCACTGTTATAGATATATG
It encodes the following:
- a CDS encoding acetyl-CoA C-acetyltransferase, whose amino-acid sequence is MGKIVIASAVRTAIGKFGGALKDVSAVDMGAVVIKEALKRANVKPEAVDEVIMGNVLQAGLGQNPARQSLIKAGIPQEVSGFTINKVCGSGLRAVSLAAQIIKTGDADIIVAGGMENMSRAPYVLNGVRWGERMGEGKLVDEMIEDGLWDAFNQYHMGMTAENISEKWGITRQMQDEFSVSSQNKAEAAIKSGRFKDEIVPITIKTRKGEVVFDTDEFPRFGTTMEALSKLKPAFKKGGTVTAGNASGINDAASALVVMSEEKAKELGIKPMATIVSYGTKGLDPAIMGYGPFYATKNALEKANLTIDDLDLIEANEAFAAQSLAVAKDLKFDMSKVNVNGGAVALGHPIGASGARILTTLLYEMKKRNSKKGLATLCIGGGMGTAMIVEME
- a CDS encoding NifU family protein — protein: MNEKILSVIDEKVRPYLSSHNGDIQVLDVKDGVVKIKLLGKCSGCMSAKYTVQDVVETSLKSEIPEIKKVELVDYLSEETLNMARKILSKKHR
- a CDS encoding 4-hydroxyphenylacetate 3-hydroxylase family protein, producing MALMTGEEYVESLRKLKLNVYLLGEKIDNPVDHPILRPSLNSVKMTYDLAQMPEYEDLMTVKSSLTGEKINRFSHLHQSSEDLIKKVKMQRLCGQKTAACFQRCVGMDAFNATFSTTYEIDKEYNTNYHKNFNKFLKYVQENDLVVDGAMTDPKGDRGLSPSKQADPDLYLRVVERRPDGIVVRGAKAHQTGICNSHEVLVMPTSAMKPDDKDYAVAFAIPTDTKGITMIVGRQSCDTRKIEKDADIDVGNKQFGGVEALTVFDDVFVPNDRIFLNGETEFAGMLVERFAGYHRQSYGGCKVGVGDVLIGAAALAADYNGVAKASHIKDKLIEMMHLNETLYACGIACSAEGYPTKAGNYQIDLLLANVCKQNVTRFPYEIVRLAEDIAGGLMVTMPSEKDYHNPVTGKYVEKYLVGVASVPVEDRMKILRLIENMCLGTAAVGYRTESMHGAGSPQAQRIMISRQGNLGQKKALAKAIARIK
- a CDS encoding acetyl-CoA hydrolase/transferase C-terminal domain-containing protein, encoding MSWKDIYESKLVSPKEAVSKIKSNDRVVVGHAVGEPSTLIDALVENKENYENVEIVHMVAMGKGEYAKEGMEKYFKHNSLFVGASTRNAVNSGRADYTPCFFYEVPRLFKEGYMKVDAALIQVSKPDEHGYCSFGVSNDYTKPAADCAKIVIAEVNENMPRTMGDSFIHVSDIDYIVETSHPIIELKQPKIGEVEKAIGKYCASLIEDGSTLQLGIGAIPDAVLLFLNDKKDLGIHSEMISDGVVELVKSGVITNRRKTLHPGKIVVTFLMGTKKLYDFVNNNPMVEMYPVSYVNNPTVIAQNYKMVSINSCVQVDLMGQVCSESIGMKQISGVGGQIDFVRGASMAQDGKSIIAIPSTAAKGKVSRIVPFLDHGAAVTTSRNDVDYVVTEYGIARLKGKTLKERAKVLISIAHPDFREGLIKEYETRFNCKLEN
- a CDS encoding sigma 54-interacting transcriptional regulator; the protein is MQNKHKFDFCDLISGDKEVLQSRIKQFYDIIECSYDGIYITDGQADTIFLNRAYEKITGMKKKEMLGRNMKYLEKNRFISKSCTLMVLKYKRSITIQQSFKTGKKVLVSSSPIFDEDGNITMVVTNVRDVTELYELKEQLEKNKKLTEKYYSQVEAMRNQLLDFSDIIAEDNKMLSILEVAKKVAKVDTTVLLLGETGVGKEVIAKYIHKNSKRSDKSFIKINCGAIPENLIESELFGYEKGSFTGANKNGKIGLFELADAGTIFLDEVGELPLNMQVKLLRVLQEGEIRRIGGIKNIKVNVRVIAATNRNLEEMVKKKVFREDLYYRLNVIPITILPLRERKADIEPLTKHFLQMFNKKYDFNKQITSGAIDSLKKYEWPGNVRELKNIIERVVIMSQGGKILRSDLPIKEVWSSNSNQVGIENRNVTLKEAVENLEKNLIESAFEEYGNVRAAAKKLGINASTLVRKRKKYNNKSMLQK